Genomic DNA from Oryza sativa Japonica Group chromosome 5, ASM3414082v1:
caatttacagaaaattcggaattaaaaaaaggaaatattaaaagacaagtctagagtccatataagaatatatataatttataaataactaaaatttgatagtaaaaataattaataactaacacttaatattatataagatataatatgaatattacccattagtagttttgtaaagttattgcaaaatttaaaattatgttgtcattttaatatatttgaataatataatgaggaaacatatatgctattatatgagagaaaatataatgatgctagccgcgcaatctgcgcgggccactgTGCTAGTTGTAGCTAATCCGaagtaggaataagttcaccggaggtctctcaacttaacagcgagattttttgaggtaccttaaccataaaaccagaaatGTCTACCCCTAAACTTACTCAaaccgttcaccggaggtccctcgaCAGTATTTTTTGTCcgattttgctgacgtggcatcctagtcagcaaaaaaagtttaaaaagtacgtggagcccacatgtcagctgcacatatttttttcttctcttttcttctccttctcttctcttttcttctctcccctctcttctccttcaggctggcggcgggcgcagACGTGATGGCCGAGCGCGGATGCGGGCGGCAGGCGAGCGCGGCAGCAGagcggtggcgggcggtgggcggagcggacggcgggcgagcccggcggcggagcggaggctacgggaggagcagccgcgcaccgtggccgccgtcgtcgtcgccgtgggcgaggcggcacggcgcggccgTTCAGCGGCATCGGCCAGGCGTCGCAGTGGCCGTGCATAGGTGGCTCGAAGTGCCGGCTGACGTTGCACCCCAGTCGCTCGCGCTCCTCCTGTGCCGCGGCAGCGGCAGTGGTGGCGACGGCAGCGTCGCCGGCCTGATCCCATGGTCCTCCCGGACGCCCAGCTCGCGCAGCTGTAGCAGGAGCGTGTCCACGCTCGGCGTGCCATCGGCGTCGTGGACGGTGgtcggcgcgggcgcggtgACCCTCATCGTCTTCACCGACGTCGCGGTAGCACTTGACGTCGTAACTCATACGCATATACGCCGGGTACAAACGGCCGCATGTACATGCGTCTTCGTAcgagcatatatatacatgcatggagaCGACCAGCTATAGCCTAGCTAGCTTCTTGTTGGTTTGCCGCCCGATAACATGCAAACGTATATATTAGCCAAGCATGTGTATATGGCTGAGCACACTCACATGTATATATGCCATTACGTGCAGCGGAGGAGCGCGGATGCGGGGGGTGCAGTggaaggcgagcgcggcggaggagcggtGGCGGGCGAGCACGGCAGTGGGAAAAGCAGCGGAAGGCGAACTAGGCGAAGCGGAAGACAGTGGATGGGACGAGGAGCTCCCCTGTGctcggccgccaccaccgccgtacCCCTGCGGGTGGCCGACGATGCTAGGAGAGGCACCaccggcgggagaaggggaagaggcagaggcagagattgtttcttggtcgccggctgcctccccctccctcccaaacttgctggccgccgcgctcgctcaccgctgctccgccgccgcactcGCGCTCCGCTACTCTGTCCGCGGCCTGCTCGCGCTCCACTGCTCGGCCCACCGTCGCACTCGCGCCTTCCGCTGCTCCGTTGCCGCGCTCGCCCTCCGCTGCGCCGCCTGCATCCGTgctcgccgctccgccgccgcactccgctccgccgccacgctccgCCACCTCCGCTCCGACGCTGGACGGCCGCGCCGCGTTGCCTcgcccacggcgacgacgacggtggagagccgacgatgacggcggccacggcgcgcggctgctccgcccgcagcctgaaggagaagagaagagagagaaaagaaaagagaagaggagaggagaagaaaagagaagaaaaaaatatgtgtagctgacatgtgggctccacgtgtttttttaattatttttgctgactaagatgccacgtcagcaaaaccgggcaaaaatactgccaagggacctccggtgaacggtttgagtgagtgtaggggtacacatttcttgttttgtggttaagggatctaagaaaaatctcgctgttaagttgagggacctccggtgaacttattcctccgAAGTAACATGAACCAAAAAGCTACGGCCCAACTTCATCCGGCCCAAACTTGAAAATGAATCGAACAGGAAATTCAGCCCCAGAAAGGCCGAAGCCCACGGCCCATTAGGGTTTCTCGTCCCCCACACATAAatacctcctccgcctccgcctcctccctcgaCGGCCGCCACCCCGCTTAGGTTTAGGTCTTCTCCGCCTCCGGTTTCTCCCTCCGCCGTCGAAATGGTCGCCTACAGGGTAAgcttctcctcgccgccgccgccgcctcctccctcgcgtTCCGTCGATCCATCGAGCGTGGCTGATCTCTTCGTTTCCGTGTTTGTGTGTTGCGAATTTTTCCGGCGGCGCAGTTCCATCAGTACCAGGTGGTGGGTCGCGCGCTCCCGACCCCCGGCGATGAGCACCCCAAGATCTACCGCATGAAGCTCTGGGCCACCAACGAGGTCCGCGCCAAGTCCAAGTTCTGGTTGGTGTCGCAAGAACTCTTATCTATGATGCCTTGATCCTTCGTGTAATTTCGTTGATGATTTCGTGTTGTTTGTTTGCGCGCAGGTACTTCCTGAGGAAGCTGAAGAAGGTGAAGAAGAGCAATGGACAGATGCTCGCCATCAACGAGGTACCGCTCAATTTGCTCACTTTCAATTTGACTGCCTTGTCCATGCGTATCAATTGCCATGACGTCGTTACAGATCCGCAGGCTGCCACTTTGATATTAGTTTGTGCTGTGGTTTATCTTCCTATCTAATTAGGCAGTGATAAGTATCCAACTCAGTGACATTGACCAAATTTGATAGATCAATTTTGTCTCCATGGCTGGCAGTTATTCTCTACTGGAGATGCTCGGTTACATATAGGACAGATCGTGGATACTTATGTTAGGTCTATCTGTGCGCCTTATGACTTTGTGATACGACCGAAATGCTTGATTTTGTGTGTCTAAAAGGTTTGATCACAAGGAAGCTGTTAGGCATTTAATAAACAATTAAATACCTTTGCTAAAACAATTAAATTCTTTATAGAGGGAAATGTAATTTAAGCATGCTGCTAAGTTGCTAgtcttttttaattatttgtgtacaGCCACCCATGTTGATAGTGATTCCACTGTGTGCCCTCATCCCAACTCTTTTCCGCATTGTCTTTCGCAGGGTGTATGTAGCATGTGCCAAGTCAATACATCATGCATTTCTGAAAAATCAGTTGTGTTCATTAGTACTTGAAACTGTCAAATTGGTGTGATTATAATGTTCGCACCTGTTGACAATGTGTCGATGGTGTTCTAATAAACCATCATCTATGGCAACAAATTTTGTAATGAATTGATTCAGTAACATTACTAACATCCGTTATAACAAATTGTCAATTGACTGTTGTGATGTTGCTAAAGTATTCTTTTTTGTTAATTGTATTTTAGTGTAGTTGCATCCTAACAAAGGTCATGCACGTTGTAGCcatgaaatagtaataaattACCTATATTGCATCTTGCTGGCAGCTGTATTTTTCCTTGAATAATGTTTACTTATGTATTCACTGTAAATGAAAAGATTGGCTTGCTAAGAGTCTAGTGTGATACTACATATCTTGGAGTTGAATAGTTAAAACAGTGCAACCCTTCTAAACATTCTGATTGTATCTCAGATCTTTGAGCGTAACCCTACAACGATCAAGAACTACGGCATCTGGCTGCGTTACCAGAGCAGAACAGGTTACCACAACATGTACAAGGAATACCGTGACACTACTCTGAATGGTGCTGTGGAGCAGATGTACACCGAGATGGCCTCTCGTCACCGTGTGAGGTTCCCCTGCATTCAGATCATCAAGACCGCAACAGTTCACTTCAAGCTCTGCAAGAGGGACAACACTAAGCAGTTCCACAACTCGAATATCAAGTTCCCGCTCGTGTACCGCAAGGTCAGGCCGCCCACCAGGAAGCTGAAGACCACCTTCAAGGCATCTAGGCCGAACTTGTTCATGTGATCTACCAGTGTGTACCCATGTTCTGCAATTTAGCCCAAGAATCAAAAGATTTTGTCTGTGGAAGTTTTGGTGCCCTGCTGGTTAGGCATTTCCAGTTTCATATCCAAATGATGCTTAGGCATTTCCAGTTACCCTTCCAAATGATGCTTTGCAAACCCTTGAATTTCCTCGTATTAGTAATCAGCAGACTTCTTGTTACTTCAACCTGGCTCACTTGGAAGTGTTGATCCCTGATGTGCTATTATTTATCTCTGTAATTTGTGATGGCACTGTCTTTCTGGTCTGGTCGAACGATTACATATTTTACTTCCTGTTCCTGGGTGTTAAGTCGCTTTGCATTTTATTGATTGCACCCATCAATGCTACATTGGCGTCAAATTTGGTCGGAGCACTAAGTATGGCATGTACCTAACCAAAGGGAATCAGATTCGCAGCTAATTATGCGTCCATGGTTTGGTTTCAGGTTGTTTGAAAAAGCATATGAGTGAAGAGTTGGCTTTCGCAGCCTACTCTAAACTATTCCCAGGCAGGACCTATTACTCGATTAGCCAATTGATGCTTTTCGTGAGCTAACAATTAGAGAACGGTGGTTGTTGGAAAGGAGATCATGGGCATGATTACGCTTCAGATAGCTGCATTTTTCATGATATAGTAACTGACTTTTAGCCCAAGATAGTAATAAT
This window encodes:
- the LOC4339625 gene encoding large ribosomal subunit protein eL20-like, with translation MVAYRFHQYQVVGRALPTPGDEHPKIYRMKLWATNEVRAKSKFWYFLRKLKKVKKSNGQMLAINEIFERNPTTIKNYGIWLRYQSRTGYHNMYKEYRDTTLNGAVEQMYTEMASRHRVRFPCIQIIKTATVHFKLCKRDNTKQFHNSNIKFPLVYRKVRPPTRKLKTTFKASRPNLFM